Proteins found in one Arachis stenosperma cultivar V10309 chromosome 8, arast.V10309.gnm1.PFL2, whole genome shotgun sequence genomic segment:
- the LOC130946495 gene encoding uncharacterized protein LOC130946495 — protein sequence MGEQTLGQEQSLTPTPIDPPPQPPSNTPAAAPVIETTTVANATIAHVSPTESELSNNNAPPPPTNPTAPPSKIPLRPRKIRKLSPDPAVSQPQLSSAAITEPPKPTSSSNSSSAAKSASRSTKTAQQQQQQQQQQQRALAVPRVVARSLSCEGEVEIALRYLRNSDPLLSPLIDIHQAPTFDNFHTPFLALTRSILYQQLAYKAGTSIYTRFISLCGGEAGVVPETVLALTPQQLRQIGVSGRKASYLHDLARKYQNGILSDSAIVNMDDKSLFTMLTMVNGIGSWSVHMFMIFSLHRPDVLPINDLGVRKGVQLLYNLEDLPRPSQMDQLCEKWRPYRSVASWYMWRFVEAKGTPSSAVAVATGASLQHHQQEQQQQQQQHPSQPQLLDPINTMFNMGAACAWGQ from the coding sequence ATGGGTGAACAAACACTAGGTCAAGAACAATCCCTAACACCAACCCCGATTGACCCTCCACCTCAACCTCCCTCCAACACCCCCGCTGCCGCGCCTGTCATCGAGACCACCACCGTTGCCAACGCCACCATTGCTCATGTTTCCCCCACAGAATCCGAACTGAGCAACAATAATGCTCCTCCTCCGCCAACAAACCCTACCGCACCACCTTCCAAAATCCCCCTCCGCCCTCGCAAGATCCGGAAGCTCTCCCCTGACCCCGCCGTCTCCCAGCCTCAATTGTCCTCTGCCGCCATCACTGAACCTCCAAAACCAACCTCATCCTCCAACTCGTCCTCCGCAGCCAAGTCTGCCAGCCGGAGCACCAAAACCGctcagcagcagcagcagcaacagcaacaacaacaacgaGCCCTAGCGGTTCCGAGGGTTGTAGCGAGGTCGCTATCGTGCGAAGGAGAGGTGGAGATCGCACTCCGCTACCTCCGCAACTCGGATCCGCTCCTCTCCCCTCTAATCGACATCCACCAAGCACCAACCTTCGACAATTTCCACACCCCTTTCCTTGCCCTAACGCGCAGCATTCTCTATCAGCAGCTCGCCTATAAGGCTGGAACCTCTATCTATACTCGATTCATCTCTCTCTGCGGCGGCGAAGCCGGCGTTGTTCCTGAAACCGTTCTTGCCCTAACTCCTCAGCAGCTCCGCCAAATTGGGGTTTCTGGAAGGAAGGCCAGTTACCTTCACGACTTGGCCAGGAAGTACCAGAATGGGATACTCTCCGATTCGGCCATTGTAAATATGGATGATAAATCTCTGTTCACCATGCTCACAATGGTGAACGGGATTGGGTCCTGGTCTGTTCATATGTTCATGATATTCTCACTCCATAGACCCGATGTTCTTCCCATCAACGATCTTGGAGTCCGCAAAGGGGTTCAGCTTCTCTACAATCTTGAGGACTTGCCCCGCCCTTCTCAGATGGATCAGTTGTGTGAGAAATGGAGGCCTTATCGCTCTGTTGCTTCGTGGTATATGTGGAGATTCGTTGAAGCCAAGGGAACGCCTTCTAGTGCGGTGGCTGTGGCCACTGGTGCGAGTTTGCAGCACCACCAGCAGgagcagcagcagcaacagcAGCAGCACCCTTCACAGCCTCAGCTTCTGGATCCCATAAACACCATGTTTAATATGGG